The proteins below are encoded in one region of Zootoca vivipara chromosome 10, rZooViv1.1, whole genome shotgun sequence:
- the RPS16 gene encoding small ribosomal subunit protein uS9, with amino-acid sequence MPAKGPLQSVQVFGRKKTATAVAHCKRGNGLIKVNGRPLEMIEPRTLQYKLLEPVLLLGKERFAGVDIRVRVKGGGHVAQIYAIRQSISKALVAYYQKYVDEASKKEIKDILIQYDRTLLVADPRRCESKKFGGPGARARYQKSYR; translated from the exons ATGCCGGCTAAGGGACCCCTCCAGAGCGTGCAGGTCTTCGGCAGGAAG AAAACTGCTACTGCAGTTGCTCACTGCAAAAGAGGAAATGGCCTCATTAAGGTGAATGGAAGGCCTCTGGAAATGATAGAGCCCAGAACTCTGCAGTACAAA CTGCTTGAACCAGTTCTCCTTTTGGGCAAGGAACGCTTTGCAGGAGTCGACATCAGAGTCCGTGTGAAGGGTGGAGGTCACGTAGCACAAATATACG CAATTCGGCAGTCTATTTCCAAAGCACTGGTGGCTTATTACCAGAAAT ATGTTGATGAAGCTTCAAAGAAGGAGATAAAGGATATCCTTATCCAGTACGATAGGACCCTTTTGGTTGCTGATCCTCGTCGTTGTGAATCCAAGAAGTTTGGTGGACCTGGTGCTCGTGCACGTTACCAGAAGTCTTACCGTTAA